The following proteins come from a genomic window of Alnus glutinosa chromosome 10, dhAlnGlut1.1, whole genome shotgun sequence:
- the LOC133880287 gene encoding mediator of RNA polymerase II transcription subunit 15a-like isoform X4 → MCNPILFISCTNLFLHFELHCCTMSNFMMSLSESFDDAFFSQNFEDINNWSSFQALRNMEASDWRAKVLPESRKKIVVKIIETLKECVPSSKRNDLPDIKKLAESFEEKTYAAAKDENEYIMRISLKLMNVREISSRTVLFNSSQSRPSCSGETPEPHGIQSQVDKHGQSLNPHSTNHSQHQLSRNAENNIVSSGIYASLPSAQPPLSDLTVTAMPNAVTEVSNLQTTSGISRNSVGNSVGQGMYSDFSPNNLIQVQGRQHSLQVVTQQNHQRPQKLLQDSYQLQRQPQRLNQFKQDYIAPSQSSVVSDHLQSRQSSCQQLLQPLLMKHPQTVLIQPQPTQQVSVTHQSESPMQGKPLLPSHQQPQLMKKNMAATIMTQNRLMGQQSSAPYSLQQRQGLPCLQNNSQNLQQEHLQGQKSNTHQQQLAGQSNFSVLQQQQQLLGKQCDNLSMCQTHVAMKGQTQQTASALLPTQGQQLQPPLPERQLVSQSQTEKVQQLPNPSQQDRMENFQRSGALNPKFEKRFANIGDWQEEVYQKVEGLKIRYLKQLNGLWQTLTNILLQHGSVPQQPRTGKIEKLMLLLKQIIVFLNLPKNKITPAHSEQLDTLEKKISFVLHSTGKKSVSSTQQGKLYPDVQSVQQLPQPQTQTSQVQRLEDQKIPQLQSTVSESTVTAIQQNNLTSLQHDSKSHLSEPATLQQNMMHSIDHLTISEKENSVEVMQQVAKGSLRSPASIPQQANFNTLLSRSHMNVSQSSVTPLELSSDTLQNMHLKQTRDHLDVLTQKPKQEFQKHKMQHQLVHQNYQILQRQQAEEKQQNQLNDVNDLKVGLGMTVKEPHHQKNAVNDSRVKRGMGIKSGLILQHQSGGLPSVYNSQHSDSGASFPISSPKVSCSPLAQHSTWIDLQNLPAPLTETRSHFHTANSTSAIPSSSLIQSSMSGSCEKLTSDTSSFADAENAGHHGPSSQGPGTSLVICTSGMSASPFLEESSALDGIDSKMSTIISDKLSVAEQPLQRLINVVSSISSQAFSASITDIGSVMCLTDWISSSPPVNGSRASIGEDLVAMTKSCLQARYLPRHSDSSGTRKMKRLLSAMPTNIYPINGSIHDGCRQWIDMEKPELESSTTSSTKRPRIEAKHVLLEEIREINQQLIDTVVVISDEDTIPTAAATEGGQGTIVKCSFSAVAISPNFKSQQLPIQPLRLLVPSNYPNTSPILLDEKLLDARSDHQDLSVKVKSKLNLSLLSLQKPLSLGKIARMWDFCARAILCEYAQQNGGGNFSSRYGTWENCLSAA, encoded by the exons ATGTGTAATCCTATCCTCTTCATTAGTTGCACAAATTTATTTCTGCACTTTGAATTGCACTGTTGCACAATGTCCAACTTTATGATGTCCCTCTCGGAAAGTTTTGATGATGCATTTTTTAGTCAGAATTTTGAGGATATCAACAATTGGAGCTCTTTTCAAGCTTTACGAAACATGGAAGCCAGTGATTGGAGAGCTAAAGTATTACCAGAGTCTCGGAAAAAGATTGTGGTCAAGAT CATTGAAACATTAAAGGAGTGTGTTCCATCTtctaagagaaatgatttacCTGATATTAAGAAACTTGCTGAGAGTTTTGAGGAGAAGACTTATGCAGCTGCCAAAGATGAG AATGAATATATTATGAGGATATCATTGAAGTTGATGAATGTAAGAGAGATATCATCCCGGACTGTTTTGTTTAATTCTTCACAATCGAGGCCCTCCTGTTCTGGTGAAACTCCAG AACCTCATGGTATCCAGTCCCAAGTGGACAAGCATGGGCAATCACTTAATCCTCATTCCACCAATCACTCTCAACATCAGTTATCACGGAATGCTGAGAATAATATTGTATCTTCTGGAATTTATGCCAGCTTACCATCTGCACAGCCTCCTCTCAGTGATTTAACTGTGACTGCTATGCCAAATGCTGTTACTGAAGTTTCCAACCTGCAGACTACCTCTGGCATTTCACGGAATTCAGTTGGAAATTCAGTGGGACAAGGGATGTATTCTGATTTTTCTCCCAATAACCTGATACAGGTTCAAGGAAGACAACACTCACTGCAGGTGGTTACCCAACAGAACCACCAGCGGCCTCAGAAGTTACTGCAGGATTCTTATCAGCTGCAACGACAACCACAGCGTCTAAATCAGTTCAAACAGGATTATATTGCACCCTCACAATCATCTGTAGTTTCTGACCATCTGCAGAGTCGGCAGTCTTCCTGTCAACAGTTATTACAGCCTCTGCTCATGAAACATCCACAAACTGTTCTAATACAACCGCAACCAACACAACAGGTTTCTGTTACTCATCAAAGTGAGTCACCAATGCAGGGCAAGCCACTATTGCCTTCACATCAGCAACCACAACTAATGAAGAAAAATATGGCTGCTACCATTATGACACAGAATCGGTTAATGGGGCAACAAAGTAGTGCCCCTTACTCGCTGCAGCAGCGGCAAGGGTTACCATGCCTGCAGAATAACTCTCAAAACCTGCAGCAGGAGCATTTGCAAGGCCAGAAAAGCAACACACATCAGCAGCAGTTGGCTGGACAAAGTAATTTTTCTGTACTACAGCAGCAACAGCAGCTGCTTGGGAAACAATGTGATAATTTGAGTATGTGTCAAACTCATGTTGCAATGAAGGGGCAAACCCAGCAAACAGCTTCAGCTTTGTTGCCAACTCAAGGGCAACAATTACAACCACCGCTTCCAGAGAGGCAATTGGTATCTCAATCACAGACGGAAAAGGTACAACAGCTGCCAAATCCATCACAACAAGATAGAAtggaaaattttcaaagatcaG GAGCACTGAAtcccaaatttgaaaaaaggttTGCAAATATTGGTGATTGGCAAGAGGAGGTTTATCAGAAG GTTGAAGGTTTGAAAATCAGGTATTTAAAACAGCTTAATGGGCTGTGGCAGACATTAACTAATATACTCCTGCAG CACGGTTCTGTTCCTCAACAACCAAGGACAGGCAAAATAGAAAAACTTATGCTTCTGTTGAAGCAAATTATAGTGTTCCTAAATTTGCCCAAAAACAAGATTACACCTGCTCATAGTGAGCAGTTGGATACACTTGAAAAGAAGATAAGTTTTGTTCTTCACTCGACTGGAAAGAAGTCTGTTTCTTCAACACAGCAAGGAAAACTTTATCCTGACGTGCAGTCTGTGCAACAGTTGCCACAGCCACAAACTCAGACATCTCAAGTGCAACGACTTGAAGATCAAAAGATACCACAGCTGCAATCTACTGTATCAGAGAGTACTGTAACAGCAATACAGCAGAATAACTTAACAAGCTTGCAGCATGATTCTAAGTCTCATTTATCTGAGCCTGCGACTTTGCAGCAAAACATGATGCATTCAATAGATCATTTGACaatttcagaaaaagaaaattcagtGGAAGTAATGCAACAGGTTGCCAAGGGATCCCTACGAAGTCCTGCAAGCATTCCCCAACAAGCAAATTTTAACACCTTATTGTCAAGAAGCCACATGAATGTGTCACAGTCAAGTGTGACTCCTCTTGAGTTGAGCTCTGATACACTTCAAAACATGCATCTTAAACAAACAAGAGATCATCTGGATGTACTGACTCAAAAGCCTAAGCAGGAATTTCAAAAGCACAAAATGCAGCACCAATTGGTACATCAGAATTACCAAATATTGCAGCGGCAGCAGGCTGAGGAAAAACAACAGAATCAGTTGAATGACGTAAATGATTTGAAAGTGGGATTAGGGATGACTGTTAAGGAGCCACATCATCAGAAAAATGCAGTAAATGACTCAAGAGTAAAACGAGGGATGGGTATTAAATCAGGACTTATTTTGCAACATCAGTCAGGTGGCCTGCCCTCAGTGTATAATTCTCAGCATTCTGACTCAGGAGCTTCATTTCCAATTTCTTCACCCAAAGTCTCCTGTTCTCCACTAGCTCAGCATTCTACTTGGATTGATTTGCAGAATCTGCCAGCACCTCTTACAGAAACTAGAAGCCATTTCCATACTGCAAACTCTACCTCTGCCATACCTTCATCTTCCTTGATTCAATCCTCTATGTCGGGGAGTTGTGAGAAGCTTACTTCTGATACTTCATCATTCGCAGATGCTGAAAATGCTGGACATCATGGGCCCAGTTCACAAGGACCAGGCACATCACTTGTCATCTGCACTTCTGGGATGTCAGCCTCACCATTTCTTGAGGAGTCCAGTGCTCTGGATGGCATTGATTCTAAAATGTCTACAATCATTTCTGATAAGCTGAGTGTAGCTGAGCAGCCTCTTCAGCGCTTAATTAATGTG GTGAGCTCCATCTCATCCCAAGCATTTAGTGCTTCTATTACTGACATTGGATCAGTAATGTGTCTGACTGATTGGATATCAAGTTCACCGCCAGTTAATGGATCTAGAGCTTCAATTGGTGAGGATTTGGTGGCCATGACTAAGTCTTGTTTGCAAGCAAGATATTTACCCAGGCACAGTGATTCTTCTGGAACAAGAAAAATGAAGCGGTTATTAAGTGCAATGCCCACGAATATTTATCCAATAAATGGCAGCATACATGATGGCTGCAGACAGTGGATTGACATGGAGAAACCAGAGTTGGAGTCATCTACAACATCTAGTACCAAAAGGCCTAGGATTGAG GCCAAGCATGTTTTGTTAGAAGAAATTAGGGAAATAAACCAGCAACTGATAGACACTGTGGTAGTTATTAGTGATGAAGATACCATTCCAACTGCAGCTGCAACTGAAGGTGGTCAAGGTACCATTGTCAAGTGTTCCTTTAGTGCTGTGGCCATCAGTCCAAACTTTAAGTCACAGCAG TTGCCAATTCAGCCATTAAGATTGCTTGTTCCCTCAAATTATCCAAATACTTCTCCCATACTCCTAGATGAAAAGCTATTGGATGCCAG ATCGGACCACCAGGATCTTTCAGTAAAGGTAAAATCAAAGCTCAACTTGTCGCTCCTAAGCCTGCAAAAGCCCTTGTCTCTTGGGAAGATTGCAAGGATGTGGGATTTCTGTGCCCGTGCAATTCTCTGTGAGTATGCACAGCAGAATGGTGGAGGGAACTTCAGCTCAAGATATGGTACTTGGGAGAACTGTCTCAGTGCTGCTTGA
- the LOC133880287 gene encoding mediator of RNA polymerase II transcription subunit 15a-like isoform X6 — MRISLKLMNVREISSRTVLFNSSQSRPSCSGETPEPHGIQSQVDKHGQSLNPHSTNHSQHQLSRNAENNIVSSGIYASLPSAQPPLSDLTVTAMPNAVTEVSNLQTTSGISRNSVGNSVGQGMYSDFSPNNLIQVQGRQHSLQVVTQQNHQRPQKLLQDSYQLQRQPQRLNQFKQDYIAPSQSSVVSDHLQSRQSSCQQLLQPLLMKHPQTVLIQPQPTQQVSVTHQSESPMQGKPLLPSHQQPQLMKKNMAATIMTQNRLMGQQSSAPYSLQQRQGLPCLQNNSQNLQQEHLQGQKSNTHQQQLAGQSNFSVLQQQQQLLGKQCDNLSMCQTHVAMKGQTQQTASALLPTQGQQLQPPLPERQLVSQSQTEKVQQLPNPSQQDRMENFQRSGALNPKFEKRFANIGDWQEEVYQKVEGLKIRYLKQLNGLWQTLTNILLQHGSVPQQPRTGKIEKLMLLLKQIIVFLNLPKNKITPAHSEQLDTLEKKISFVLHSTGKKSVSSTQQGKLYPDVQSVQQLPQPQTQTSQVQRLEDQKIPQLQSTVSESTVTAIQQNNLTSLQHDSKSHLSEPATLQQNMMHSIDHLTISEKENSVEVMQQVAKGSLRSPASIPQQANFNTLLSRSHMNVSQSSVTPLELSSDTLQNMHLKQTRDHLDVLTQKPKQEFQKHKMQHQLVHQNYQILQRQQAEEKQQNQLNDVNDLKVGLGMTVKEPHHQKNAVNDSRVKRGMGIKSGLILQHQSGGLPSVYNSQHSDSGASFPISSPKVSCSPLAQHSTWIDLQNLPAPLTETRSHFHTANSTSAIPSSSLIQSSMSGSCEKLTSDTSSFADAENAGHHGPSSQGPGTSLVICTSGMSASPFLEESSALDGIDSKMSTIISDKLSVAEQPLQRLINVVSSISSQAFSASITDIGSVMCLTDWISSSPPVNGSRASIGEDLVAMTKSCLQARYLPRHSDSSGTRKMKRLLSAMPTNIYPINGSIHDGCRQWIDMEKPELESSTTSSTKRPRIEAKHVLLEEIREINQQLIDTVVVISDEDTIPTAAATEGGQGTIVKCSFSAVAISPNFKSQQVSAQMLPIQPLRLLVPSNYPNTSPILLDEKLLDASLVIPPLLGCFDRSDHQDLSVKVKSKLNLSLLSLQKPLSLGKIARMWDFCARAILCEYAQQNGGGNFSSRYGTWENCLSAA, encoded by the exons ATGAGGATATCATTGAAGTTGATGAATGTAAGAGAGATATCATCCCGGACTGTTTTGTTTAATTCTTCACAATCGAGGCCCTCCTGTTCTGGTGAAACTCCAG AACCTCATGGTATCCAGTCCCAAGTGGACAAGCATGGGCAATCACTTAATCCTCATTCCACCAATCACTCTCAACATCAGTTATCACGGAATGCTGAGAATAATATTGTATCTTCTGGAATTTATGCCAGCTTACCATCTGCACAGCCTCCTCTCAGTGATTTAACTGTGACTGCTATGCCAAATGCTGTTACTGAAGTTTCCAACCTGCAGACTACCTCTGGCATTTCACGGAATTCAGTTGGAAATTCAGTGGGACAAGGGATGTATTCTGATTTTTCTCCCAATAACCTGATACAGGTTCAAGGAAGACAACACTCACTGCAGGTGGTTACCCAACAGAACCACCAGCGGCCTCAGAAGTTACTGCAGGATTCTTATCAGCTGCAACGACAACCACAGCGTCTAAATCAGTTCAAACAGGATTATATTGCACCCTCACAATCATCTGTAGTTTCTGACCATCTGCAGAGTCGGCAGTCTTCCTGTCAACAGTTATTACAGCCTCTGCTCATGAAACATCCACAAACTGTTCTAATACAACCGCAACCAACACAACAGGTTTCTGTTACTCATCAAAGTGAGTCACCAATGCAGGGCAAGCCACTATTGCCTTCACATCAGCAACCACAACTAATGAAGAAAAATATGGCTGCTACCATTATGACACAGAATCGGTTAATGGGGCAACAAAGTAGTGCCCCTTACTCGCTGCAGCAGCGGCAAGGGTTACCATGCCTGCAGAATAACTCTCAAAACCTGCAGCAGGAGCATTTGCAAGGCCAGAAAAGCAACACACATCAGCAGCAGTTGGCTGGACAAAGTAATTTTTCTGTACTACAGCAGCAACAGCAGCTGCTTGGGAAACAATGTGATAATTTGAGTATGTGTCAAACTCATGTTGCAATGAAGGGGCAAACCCAGCAAACAGCTTCAGCTTTGTTGCCAACTCAAGGGCAACAATTACAACCACCGCTTCCAGAGAGGCAATTGGTATCTCAATCACAGACGGAAAAGGTACAACAGCTGCCAAATCCATCACAACAAGATAGAAtggaaaattttcaaagatcaG GAGCACTGAAtcccaaatttgaaaaaaggttTGCAAATATTGGTGATTGGCAAGAGGAGGTTTATCAGAAG GTTGAAGGTTTGAAAATCAGGTATTTAAAACAGCTTAATGGGCTGTGGCAGACATTAACTAATATACTCCTGCAG CACGGTTCTGTTCCTCAACAACCAAGGACAGGCAAAATAGAAAAACTTATGCTTCTGTTGAAGCAAATTATAGTGTTCCTAAATTTGCCCAAAAACAAGATTACACCTGCTCATAGTGAGCAGTTGGATACACTTGAAAAGAAGATAAGTTTTGTTCTTCACTCGACTGGAAAGAAGTCTGTTTCTTCAACACAGCAAGGAAAACTTTATCCTGACGTGCAGTCTGTGCAACAGTTGCCACAGCCACAAACTCAGACATCTCAAGTGCAACGACTTGAAGATCAAAAGATACCACAGCTGCAATCTACTGTATCAGAGAGTACTGTAACAGCAATACAGCAGAATAACTTAACAAGCTTGCAGCATGATTCTAAGTCTCATTTATCTGAGCCTGCGACTTTGCAGCAAAACATGATGCATTCAATAGATCATTTGACaatttcagaaaaagaaaattcagtGGAAGTAATGCAACAGGTTGCCAAGGGATCCCTACGAAGTCCTGCAAGCATTCCCCAACAAGCAAATTTTAACACCTTATTGTCAAGAAGCCACATGAATGTGTCACAGTCAAGTGTGACTCCTCTTGAGTTGAGCTCTGATACACTTCAAAACATGCATCTTAAACAAACAAGAGATCATCTGGATGTACTGACTCAAAAGCCTAAGCAGGAATTTCAAAAGCACAAAATGCAGCACCAATTGGTACATCAGAATTACCAAATATTGCAGCGGCAGCAGGCTGAGGAAAAACAACAGAATCAGTTGAATGACGTAAATGATTTGAAAGTGGGATTAGGGATGACTGTTAAGGAGCCACATCATCAGAAAAATGCAGTAAATGACTCAAGAGTAAAACGAGGGATGGGTATTAAATCAGGACTTATTTTGCAACATCAGTCAGGTGGCCTGCCCTCAGTGTATAATTCTCAGCATTCTGACTCAGGAGCTTCATTTCCAATTTCTTCACCCAAAGTCTCCTGTTCTCCACTAGCTCAGCATTCTACTTGGATTGATTTGCAGAATCTGCCAGCACCTCTTACAGAAACTAGAAGCCATTTCCATACTGCAAACTCTACCTCTGCCATACCTTCATCTTCCTTGATTCAATCCTCTATGTCGGGGAGTTGTGAGAAGCTTACTTCTGATACTTCATCATTCGCAGATGCTGAAAATGCTGGACATCATGGGCCCAGTTCACAAGGACCAGGCACATCACTTGTCATCTGCACTTCTGGGATGTCAGCCTCACCATTTCTTGAGGAGTCCAGTGCTCTGGATGGCATTGATTCTAAAATGTCTACAATCATTTCTGATAAGCTGAGTGTAGCTGAGCAGCCTCTTCAGCGCTTAATTAATGTG GTGAGCTCCATCTCATCCCAAGCATTTAGTGCTTCTATTACTGACATTGGATCAGTAATGTGTCTGACTGATTGGATATCAAGTTCACCGCCAGTTAATGGATCTAGAGCTTCAATTGGTGAGGATTTGGTGGCCATGACTAAGTCTTGTTTGCAAGCAAGATATTTACCCAGGCACAGTGATTCTTCTGGAACAAGAAAAATGAAGCGGTTATTAAGTGCAATGCCCACGAATATTTATCCAATAAATGGCAGCATACATGATGGCTGCAGACAGTGGATTGACATGGAGAAACCAGAGTTGGAGTCATCTACAACATCTAGTACCAAAAGGCCTAGGATTGAG GCCAAGCATGTTTTGTTAGAAGAAATTAGGGAAATAAACCAGCAACTGATAGACACTGTGGTAGTTATTAGTGATGAAGATACCATTCCAACTGCAGCTGCAACTGAAGGTGGTCAAGGTACCATTGTCAAGTGTTCCTTTAGTGCTGTGGCCATCAGTCCAAACTTTAAGTCACAGCAGGTTTCAGCTCAGATG TTGCCAATTCAGCCATTAAGATTGCTTGTTCCCTCAAATTATCCAAATACTTCTCCCATACTCCTAGATGAAAAGCTATTGGATGCCAG tttggtgaTCCCCCCTCTTCTTGGTTGCTTTGATAGATCGGACCACCAGGATCTTTCAGTAAAGGTAAAATCAAAGCTCAACTTGTCGCTCCTAAGCCTGCAAAAGCCCTTGTCTCTTGGGAAGATTGCAAGGATGTGGGATTTCTGTGCCCGTGCAATTCTCTGTGAGTATGCACAGCAGAATGGTGGAGGGAACTTCAGCTCAAGATATGGTACTTGGGAGAACTGTCTCAGTGCTGCTTGA